A stretch of the Afipia sp. P52-10 genome encodes the following:
- the ilvA gene encoding threonine ammonia-lyase, biosynthetic, with the protein MTDTVRRILNARVYDVAVRTPLDPMVRLSERIGAPVLLKREDLQPIFSFKIRGAYNRIAQLAEAARAAGVICASAGNHAQGVALSAQTLGIQAIVVMPVTTPSIKVDAVRHFGGEVVLHGDTFDEAYAHARTLEAARGLTFVHPYDDADVIAGQGTIAVEILHQHPNPIEAIFVPIGGGGLAAGIASYVKFLRPETKVIGVEPVDAASMKAAIDAGNRVVLDRVGLFADGVAVRQAGEQTYPLCRDLLDEVILADTDAMCAAIKDIFEDMRILAEPAGALSLAGLKSYALRNGTPHGALVAISSGANMNFDRLRHVAERAEVGEERELLLAVTIPEEVGSYRRFIHTLGSRTVTEFNYRYAAGSKAHVFVGLQLRDAKHEKREIVGELERLGYGVIDLSADETAKLHVRYMVGGRAAALTDELVLRCEFPERPGALLRFLDGVGTDWNITLFHYRNHGADYGRVLVGLQVPDSDRARFFERLTALGYPYEDETGNDAYRLFLRG; encoded by the coding sequence ATGACCGACACCGTTCGCCGCATCCTCAACGCCCGCGTCTACGACGTCGCCGTCCGCACGCCGCTCGACCCGATGGTGCGCCTTTCCGAGCGCATCGGCGCGCCGGTGCTGCTGAAGCGCGAGGACCTGCAGCCGATCTTCTCGTTCAAAATCCGTGGCGCCTATAACCGCATCGCTCAGCTCGCCGAGGCCGCGCGCGCGGCTGGCGTGATCTGCGCCTCCGCCGGCAACCACGCGCAAGGCGTGGCACTGTCCGCGCAAACGCTCGGCATCCAGGCGATCGTGGTCATGCCGGTGACGACGCCCTCGATCAAGGTCGATGCGGTGCGCCACTTCGGCGGCGAGGTGGTGCTGCACGGCGATACCTTCGACGAGGCCTACGCGCATGCGCGCACGCTCGAGGCCGCACGCGGGCTGACCTTCGTGCATCCTTACGACGACGCCGACGTGATCGCCGGCCAAGGCACCATCGCCGTGGAGATCCTGCACCAGCATCCGAACCCGATCGAGGCGATCTTCGTGCCCATCGGCGGCGGCGGCCTTGCCGCGGGCATCGCCTCCTATGTCAAGTTCCTGCGACCTGAGACCAAGGTGATCGGCGTCGAGCCGGTGGACGCCGCCTCGATGAAGGCGGCGATCGATGCCGGCAACCGCGTGGTGCTTGACCGCGTGGGCCTGTTCGCCGACGGCGTCGCCGTGCGGCAGGCGGGCGAGCAGACCTATCCGCTCTGCCGCGACCTGCTCGACGAGGTGATCCTGGCCGATACCGACGCGATGTGCGCGGCCATCAAGGACATCTTCGAGGACATGCGCATCCTCGCCGAGCCCGCCGGCGCGCTGTCGCTCGCCGGGCTGAAGAGCTACGCGCTGCGAAACGGAACCCCGCACGGCGCGCTGGTGGCGATCTCAAGCGGCGCCAACATGAACTTCGACCGCCTGCGCCATGTCGCTGAGCGCGCCGAGGTCGGCGAGGAGCGCGAATTGCTACTGGCGGTGACGATCCCGGAAGAGGTCGGCAGCTATCGCCGCTTCATCCACACCCTCGGCAGCCGCACCGTCACCGAGTTCAACTACCGCTATGCGGCAGGCAGCAAGGCGCATGTGTTCGTCGGCCTGCAGCTGCGCGACGCCAAGCACGAGAAGCGCGAGATCGTCGGCGAACTGGAGCGTCTCGGGTATGGCGTGATCGACCTCAGCGCCGACGAGACCGCCAAGCTGCATGTGCGCTACATGGTCGGCGGCCGCGCCGCCGCGCTCACCGACGAATTGGTGCTGCGTTGCGAATTCCCCGAGCGCCCCGGCGCGCTGCTGCGTTTCCTCGACGGCGTCGGCACCGACTGGAACATCACCCTGTTCCACTACCGCAACCACGGCGCCGACTACGGCCGCGTGCTGGTCGGGCTGCAGGTGCCGGACTCCGACCGCGCCCGCTTCTTCGAGCGGCTCACCGCGCTCGGCTATCCATACGAGGACGAGACCGGCAACGACGCGTATCGGCTGTTCCTGCGGGGGTGA